A single region of the Gemmatimonadaceae bacterium genome encodes:
- a CDS encoding putative LPS assembly protein LptD produces the protein MRLDRTQFVFALSLVGVVLIGLAVPAVGQVPRPAPPPPAPAPRPGVTPAVGIDSTKADSTKLRDLIKWTELDSTATALMARPGHSSTRYQGVRVRFDAKARTLYIEGEPAAVGRGVTLLVGDTIVYNDSTKLVVARGDTLILRDPTQNAADVVSRGELRYDIEAHRGSVTNISTVLESGEQWIVKAPRAVFVADTSRGRQTAFYVRNGTITSCDDSLPDYHFKSKQIKMISRSLMVARPAVLYIGDVPVMWLPFIFQDIRSGRRSGILTPRFGVSEIFRNSPTYRRHLENLGYYFAFSDYSDAQVSLDWRSGSNSSPGDPGWVRVNGEWRYRWLNRFLTGRFAVSKLAQRDGSGNTQYSWGHQQDFSQTTHLTMDLNYATNTVIQRQTTFDPRQVLATIQSRVNYQQQFGPASFSIGGDRRQYPGRDEVTQNFPNFSISTPTIGVTRWLEWTPSLNVSNQQQFKVPQIGEFGFRFSERNGVRDSAQLETDARVTNMSIESPIKIFGFTLTNSFRIADQENNAPVRIPIIDQDDPTIKVDRVFARTFSTEIDWNSSFGLPTLFRNSFKISPSIGISNVDPHGFWVRTEQTGGRYVHQSKRVSYSLTSAPTIFGLFPGIGGISRFRHSVTPGLTFQYSPAATVSREYLAALNMSPRDYVGSLAQQQVTLSLSQDLEAKMKSSDTSSTADARKVKLMSLRFSPLTYDFERKRKTGRSGFANDYFNYDVTSDLLPGFRLGVDYSLFQGSVLSDTALFKPFRTGMNFSFSVNNQSGIFAALTRIFGKAVPQGAPQVERLEPSQDDAMTQRLASTPMAGSAVRNQQYALPQTKGWQASFTFSQVRQRPPVGGQVVDEDPGRLCAIYAGSPLQYETCVLQQQTNPVGAVPIGRITAGAPFIRQPAREYLTSQMSFNITPKWSAQWGTTYDFNARQFASQSVTLQRQLHDWRSIFAFTRGPNGNFAFNFFIALNAQPDIKFNYDKATYRQPGQ, from the coding sequence GATTCGACGAAGGCCGATTCGACGAAGCTTCGCGATCTCATCAAGTGGACCGAGCTCGACTCGACTGCCACCGCGCTCATGGCAAGGCCGGGCCACTCCTCAACGCGCTACCAGGGAGTGCGTGTGCGGTTCGACGCGAAGGCGCGAACTCTTTACATCGAAGGAGAGCCGGCGGCGGTGGGACGTGGGGTGACGCTGCTCGTCGGCGACACGATTGTCTACAACGATTCGACCAAACTTGTCGTCGCTCGCGGCGACACGCTGATTCTGCGCGACCCGACCCAGAATGCAGCGGACGTTGTCTCCCGGGGTGAGCTCAGATACGACATCGAGGCGCACCGCGGCAGCGTGACGAATATCAGCACCGTGCTGGAATCCGGCGAGCAGTGGATCGTCAAAGCCCCCAGAGCGGTTTTCGTGGCGGATACCAGTCGCGGCCGGCAGACGGCGTTTTACGTCCGAAACGGTACGATCACGAGCTGCGACGATTCGCTGCCCGATTATCATTTCAAGTCGAAGCAGATCAAGATGATCTCCCGAAGCTTGATGGTCGCGCGTCCGGCTGTGCTTTACATCGGCGATGTCCCCGTGATGTGGCTGCCCTTCATCTTCCAGGACATTCGCTCGGGACGCCGCAGCGGAATTCTCACGCCGCGCTTCGGGGTCAGCGAGATCTTCCGCAACAGCCCGACGTACCGGCGGCACCTCGAGAACCTCGGCTACTATTTCGCGTTCAGCGATTACTCGGATGCTCAGGTATCGCTCGACTGGAGAAGCGGCTCGAACTCGTCGCCGGGTGACCCCGGGTGGGTTCGCGTCAATGGCGAATGGCGCTACCGCTGGCTCAACCGCTTTCTCACCGGCAGGTTCGCGGTGTCGAAGCTGGCGCAGCGAGATGGCTCCGGAAACACGCAGTACTCATGGGGGCACCAGCAGGATTTTTCGCAGACGACCCATCTGACGATGGATCTGAACTACGCAACCAATACCGTAATTCAGAGGCAGACGACGTTCGATCCGCGTCAGGTTCTGGCTACTATTCAGAGTCGAGTGAACTACCAGCAGCAATTCGGGCCAGCGTCGTTCTCGATTGGAGGAGACCGCAGGCAGTATCCGGGCCGCGACGAAGTCACTCAGAATTTTCCGAACTTCAGCATATCAACGCCGACCATCGGAGTTACCCGCTGGCTTGAATGGACACCGTCGCTCAACGTCTCGAATCAACAGCAGTTCAAGGTTCCTCAGATCGGTGAATTCGGATTCCGCTTTTCCGAGCGCAACGGCGTCCGCGACAGCGCCCAGCTGGAAACCGACGCCCGCGTCACGAACATGTCGATCGAATCGCCGATCAAAATCTTCGGCTTCACGCTGACGAATTCGTTCCGCATCGCCGACCAGGAGAACAACGCTCCGGTTCGCATTCCGATCATCGATCAGGACGACCCGACCATCAAGGTCGATCGCGTTTTCGCGCGAACGTTCAGCACCGAGATCGACTGGAACTCTTCGTTTGGCCTTCCGACGCTGTTCAGGAACTCCTTCAAGATCTCGCCGAGTATCGGCATCTCGAACGTGGATCCGCACGGGTTCTGGGTGCGCACCGAGCAGACGGGCGGGAGATACGTCCATCAGTCGAAGCGCGTCAGCTATTCACTGACGTCAGCGCCCACCATTTTCGGTCTCTTTCCCGGTATTGGCGGGATCTCACGGTTCCGCCACTCCGTTACTCCGGGCTTGACGTTTCAATACTCTCCGGCGGCGACAGTCAGCCGCGAGTATCTCGCGGCGCTCAACATGTCGCCTCGCGACTACGTGGGCAGCCTCGCGCAGCAGCAGGTCACACTCTCGCTCTCGCAGGATCTCGAAGCGAAGATGAAGTCCAGCGACACGAGCTCAACGGCCGATGCGCGCAAGGTCAAGCTCATGTCGCTCCGGTTCAGTCCTCTCACCTACGATTTCGAGCGCAAGCGAAAGACGGGAAGGTCAGGGTTCGCTAACGATTACTTCAACTACGACGTAACCTCGGACCTGTTGCCTGGATTCCGGCTCGGCGTGGACTACTCGCTCTTCCAGGGTAGCGTGCTCAGCGATACTGCCCTCTTCAAACCATTCCGGACAGGGATGAATTTCTCTTTCTCGGTCAACAACCAGTCGGGAATCTTTGCGGCGCTCACCCGCATTTTCGGGAAGGCAGTACCGCAGGGCGCTCCGCAGGTGGAGCGACTCGAGCCCAGTCAGGACGATGCGATGACGCAGCGTCTCGCTTCGACACCGATGGCCGGATCCGCCGTCCGCAACCAGCAGTACGCTCTGCCGCAGACGAAAGGCTGGCAGGCTTCATTTACGTTTTCGCAGGTGAGGCAGCGCCCGCCCGTTGGCGGACAGGTTGTAGATGAGGACCCTGGCAGGCTTTGCGCGATCTACGCAGGCAGCCCGCTGCAATACGAGACGTGCGTGCTCCAGCAGCAGACCAATCCCGTAGGCGCGGTTCCAATCGGGCGAATCACGGCGGGTGCACCATTCATCAGACAACCGGCACGTGAATATCTGACTTCGCAGATGAGCTTCAACATCACGCCGAAGTGGTCAGCGCAATGGGGCACGACATACGACTTCAACGCGCGGCAGTTCGCCAGTCAGTCGGTGACACTGCAGCGTCAGCTGCATGACTGGCGATCGATCTTCGCGTTCACGCGGGGACCCAACGGAAACTTCGCATTCAATTTCTTCATTGCGTTGAACGCCCAGCCGGACATCAAGTTCAACTACGACAAGGCGACATACCGGCAGCCGGGACAATAG
- a CDS encoding DUF1835 domain-containing protein: protein MSGALHVTNGDCAAELMREAGIDGEILSWRDVLHDGPVPRDLSLAELSHVRAAYLASAGAEEFSDLAQSFVDRDTLFERFAEFERVVLWFEWDLYDQLQLIQVLHTIGHRAASLGTAKLPPIEHVSFAGYLGNLLVERFPVLLEERKPVMPEMLSLGQAAWRAFTSPDPTDIVALLEVGTADLQFLEGAMWRLLEELPSTRNGLSRSEQQLLEGLSEGNSRFEETFRYAGEREERIYCGDSSAASYIERLSRGATPLVVYPSGERVTAPQTEAQARQFRDAELVLTDAARGVLAGKQDWIELGGTDRWLGGVHLDGSNARWRWDGDSRRVIESAGA, encoded by the coding sequence TTGAGCGGCGCGCTCCATGTCACCAACGGCGATTGCGCCGCTGAGCTGATGCGGGAAGCGGGTATCGACGGCGAGATACTGTCGTGGCGTGACGTTCTTCACGACGGCCCGGTCCCCCGGGATCTCTCGCTTGCCGAGCTGAGCCACGTCCGTGCGGCCTACCTCGCATCAGCCGGCGCGGAAGAGTTCAGCGACCTTGCGCAGTCATTCGTTGACCGCGACACGCTGTTCGAGCGATTCGCCGAATTCGAGCGGGTTGTTCTCTGGTTCGAGTGGGATCTCTACGACCAGCTTCAGCTGATTCAGGTACTGCACACCATCGGTCACCGCGCGGCGAGTCTCGGAACAGCGAAGCTGCCGCCGATCGAGCACGTATCGTTCGCCGGATATCTGGGGAATCTTCTGGTCGAGCGTTTTCCCGTGCTCCTCGAAGAGCGAAAACCCGTTATGCCGGAAATGCTCAGCCTCGGACAGGCTGCGTGGCGCGCATTCACTTCGCCTGATCCAACCGACATTGTCGCACTCCTCGAAGTGGGAACGGCTGATCTTCAGTTCCTCGAAGGTGCCATGTGGCGTTTGCTCGAAGAGCTTCCGTCGACCCGCAACGGTCTCTCGCGGTCGGAACAACAGCTGCTCGAGGGGCTCTCTGAAGGCAATTCCCGATTCGAGGAAACATTCCGCTACGCCGGGGAGCGCGAGGAGCGGATATACTGCGGGGACTCGAGCGCAGCGTCGTACATCGAGCGGCTGAGTCGCGGCGCCACTCCGCTGGTGGTATATCCCTCGGGGGAACGCGTAACCGCACCCCAAACCGAGGCTCAGGCGCGTCAGTTTCGCGATGCGGAGCTGGTTCTAACCGACGCAGCGAGAGGAGTGTTGGCGGGCAAGCAGGACTGGATCGAACTGGGTGGGACAGACCGCTGGCTCGGAGGAGTTCACCTGGATGGCAGCAACGCACGCTGGCGGTGGGACGGCGACTCGCGTCGAGTGATCGAGTCAGCCGGCGCGTGA
- the hutH gene encoding histidine ammonia-lyase encodes MNHATKMVTLDGGSLTLDDVRAVAVDSAKVSLANSARARMLRTRDVVAGIVERGDVVYGVTTGFGKLSEVAIPRDRLSELQVNLVRSHSAGVGPLLPEREVRAMMLLRSNVLAKGYSGARPDLVDLLLGMLNAGLYPPVPEQGSVGASGDLAPLAALGVAMIGEGTLYHRSWHSLGTSEAPRSSGNAAETLRRFGLAPVVLGPKEGITLINGTQAHTGIAALAVTDARVIWQTAHVAGAMSLEALLGTPVPFDPRIQEARGQTGQARSAELLLSLLEDSELRESHRLGDPRVQDAYALRCMPQVHGPVLDALEWIQGIVSRELNAATDNPLVFENGDVLSGGNFHGLAVASALDFLAIVMTNVATMSERRIDRLVHPDFNQGLPAFLSKEPGVHSGFMMAQVTAAALASECKVLSHPASVDTIPTDGNREDVVPMAMGAAWKARRVVANVQRILAIELMCAAQAIDFRAPLKPGRGVIRAHETVRSRVAPLGIDRVLTPDIEALAVAVASGWFAGRAPAHD; translated from the coding sequence ATGAACCACGCGACGAAAATGGTCACGCTTGATGGTGGGAGTCTGACGCTGGACGACGTTCGCGCCGTGGCGGTGGATTCCGCGAAAGTCAGTCTGGCGAACAGTGCTCGCGCGCGCATGCTCCGCACTCGCGATGTCGTTGCCGGGATCGTCGAGCGCGGTGACGTGGTGTACGGCGTGACCACCGGATTCGGCAAGCTGTCGGAGGTCGCGATTCCCCGCGATCGCCTGTCCGAGCTCCAGGTGAATCTCGTGCGGAGCCACTCGGCCGGCGTCGGACCGCTGCTTCCCGAGCGCGAAGTAAGGGCGATGATGCTCCTTCGCTCGAACGTTCTCGCAAAAGGGTATTCCGGCGCGAGACCGGACCTCGTCGATCTGCTGCTCGGAATGCTCAACGCCGGACTCTATCCTCCGGTACCGGAGCAGGGCAGCGTCGGAGCGAGCGGCGATCTTGCCCCGCTTGCGGCACTCGGTGTCGCAATGATCGGTGAAGGAACGCTGTACCATCGCAGCTGGCACTCGCTCGGCACGTCAGAGGCGCCGCGCTCGAGTGGCAACGCAGCGGAGACTCTCAGGCGGTTCGGACTCGCGCCTGTCGTGCTTGGACCAAAAGAAGGGATAACGCTGATCAATGGAACCCAGGCGCACACCGGCATTGCAGCGCTCGCGGTTACTGATGCTCGCGTCATCTGGCAGACCGCGCACGTCGCCGGCGCAATGTCGCTCGAGGCCCTGCTCGGCACGCCAGTACCGTTCGACCCGCGGATTCAGGAGGCGCGCGGCCAGACCGGGCAGGCGCGGTCTGCGGAGCTTCTCCTCAGTCTGCTGGAGGACAGCGAGCTCAGGGAATCCCATCGCCTGGGGGATCCACGCGTTCAGGACGCGTACGCTCTGCGCTGCATGCCGCAGGTTCACGGGCCGGTTCTGGACGCTCTCGAGTGGATACAGGGAATCGTGAGCCGCGAGCTGAACGCAGCGACCGACAATCCGCTCGTCTTCGAGAACGGGGACGTATTGAGCGGGGGAAACTTCCACGGGCTTGCTGTTGCAAGCGCGCTCGATTTTCTCGCGATCGTCATGACCAACGTCGCGACCATGTCGGAGCGACGAATCGACAGGCTCGTGCATCCTGATTTCAATCAGGGCCTGCCTGCGTTTCTCAGCAAAGAGCCCGGAGTCCATTCCGGTTTCATGATGGCACAGGTGACAGCGGCCGCGCTCGCGAGTGAGTGCAAGGTGCTTTCGCATCCCGCGAGCGTGGATACGATTCCAACGGATGGCAATCGGGAGGATGTCGTCCCAATGGCGATGGGCGCGGCGTGGAAGGCGCGCCGCGTCGTGGCCAATGTGCAGCGGATTCTTGCCATCGAGCTCATGTGCGCGGCACAGGCTATCGATTTTCGCGCTCCTCTCAAGCCCGGCCGCGGTGTAATCCGGGCGCATGAGACAGTGAGGTCTCGCGTCGCGCCGCTGGGTATCGACCGTGTCCTCACGCCCGACATCGAGGCGCTCGCCGTTGCAGTCGCCTCTGGCTGGTTCGCGGGGAGAGCGCCGGCTCATGACTGA
- the hutU gene encoding urocanate hydratase → MTDVMASDAGSAVNSGAGTKRATVRAPRGSAISCKGWQQEAALRMLMNNLDPDVAERPQDLVVYGGTGKAARNWESFDSIVHELRQLADDETLIVQSGKPVGVFRTHRSAPRVLIANSNLVGRWATWDYFRELERKGLIMYGQMTAGSWIYIGSQGIVQGTYETLGSVARKHFGGSLAGRFVLTAGLGGMGGAQPLAATMSGAVMLAIEVDESRIEKRLATGYLDRKSSSLDEALGWVETARKSAAPLSIGLVGNAADVLPQLASRGIVPDVLTDQTSAHDMLNGYVPAGMPHNEALALRAADPARYVQLSTASAVVHVEAMLELQGMGAIAFDYGNNIRTVAFDAGVARAFEIPGFVPEYIRPLFCEGKGPFRWVALSGDPRDIARTDELVLELFPGDEHLRRWITLARDKIAFQGLPARICWLGQGERARFGVALNDLVASGEVSAPIVIGRDHLDTGSVASPFRETEGMRDGSDAIADWAILNAMLNVASGASWVSFHHGGGVGIGNSLHAGQVIVADGSPEMRERLERVLTNDPGLGVARHADAGYEEAIKTAEQHSIRIPLGR, encoded by the coding sequence ATGACTGATGTGATGGCGAGTGATGCAGGCAGCGCGGTGAATTCCGGAGCAGGAACGAAGCGAGCGACGGTCCGGGCCCCCCGCGGGAGCGCGATCTCCTGCAAGGGATGGCAGCAGGAAGCCGCGCTGCGGATGCTGATGAACAACCTCGACCCCGACGTAGCCGAGCGGCCGCAGGATCTCGTTGTCTACGGCGGCACGGGCAAGGCCGCCCGCAACTGGGAGTCTTTCGACTCCATAGTCCACGAGCTGCGGCAGCTTGCCGACGACGAGACGCTGATCGTTCAGAGCGGCAAGCCGGTTGGAGTGTTTCGCACTCATAGAAGCGCGCCGAGGGTACTGATTGCGAACAGCAATCTCGTCGGGCGCTGGGCGACGTGGGACTACTTCCGCGAGCTCGAAAGAAAAGGGCTCATCATGTACGGCCAGATGACGGCCGGATCCTGGATCTACATCGGATCGCAGGGAATCGTGCAGGGCACCTACGAGACTCTTGGCTCAGTTGCGCGGAAGCATTTCGGCGGATCACTGGCGGGCCGATTCGTGCTGACCGCCGGCCTCGGTGGAATGGGCGGAGCGCAGCCACTCGCGGCGACGATGAGCGGGGCGGTGATGCTCGCGATCGAGGTTGATGAGTCGAGGATCGAGAAGCGTCTCGCTACCGGCTACCTCGACCGGAAGAGCTCGAGCCTGGACGAGGCGCTCGGCTGGGTCGAAACCGCGCGAAAAAGTGCCGCGCCTCTTTCAATCGGTCTGGTAGGAAACGCGGCTGACGTCCTTCCCCAGCTCGCTAGCCGCGGCATCGTCCCTGACGTGCTCACCGACCAGACGAGCGCGCACGATATGCTGAACGGATACGTGCCGGCCGGAATGCCGCACAACGAGGCGCTGGCGCTTCGCGCTGCGGACCCCGCGAGGTACGTGCAGCTCTCGACGGCCTCGGCGGTTGTTCACGTCGAAGCGATGCTCGAGCTGCAAGGCATGGGTGCGATCGCTTTTGATTACGGGAACAATATCCGAACCGTTGCGTTCGATGCCGGTGTCGCCAGGGCGTTCGAGATCCCGGGCTTCGTGCCGGAGTACATCAGGCCGCTCTTCTGCGAGGGGAAGGGTCCGTTCCGCTGGGTTGCACTGTCGGGAGACCCGCGTGACATCGCGAGAACTGACGAGCTCGTGCTGGAGCTCTTTCCCGGGGATGAGCACCTTCGCCGCTGGATCACGCTCGCCCGTGACAAGATCGCGTTCCAGGGCCTGCCGGCGAGAATCTGCTGGCTGGGGCAGGGCGAGCGCGCGCGGTTCGGTGTTGCGCTGAATGATCTCGTCGCTTCGGGCGAGGTCTCCGCGCCCATTGTCATCGGACGCGATCATCTCGATACGGGGAGCGTGGCGTCGCCGTTCCGCGAGACCGAGGGGATGCGCGATGGAAGCGATGCAATTGCCGACTGGGCAATTCTCAACGCGATGCTCAACGTCGCGAGTGGTGCCTCTTGGGTGTCGTTCCATCACGGCGGAGGGGTTGGGATCGGCAACTCGCTTCATGCGGGTCAGGTGATCGTCGCGGATGGCTCACCAGAGATGCGCGAGCGACTCGAGCGCGTGCTCACGAACGATCCCGGCCTCGGTGTAGCGAGGCATGCCGACGCGGGATACGAGGAAGCAATCAAAACCGCGGAGCAGCACAGCATTCGCATACCGCTCGGGCGGTAG
- a CDS encoding radical SAM protein codes for MLSSKFRPWHVPVFLCKYAWLTAIRKPVLVHFEVTLRCNACCGFCDYWKTSPSARAGEVKSFTDAARFFNPMMITYTGGEPTLRRDLEDIVAGVNAAVSVQYSTLLTHGGMLTAERARSLWNAGIHQFNISLDYLDERHDRARGIPGLSARIFDVIPRMRAMGIDSVRFNTVIKESNLDQILPIAHFARELGCGVNFSSYSDSKNGDRSGIIDGDRIADLEAVTAALLEFKKRHRGVISNSDYYLENIPRYVRGEMNEPCRSGMRTIHVDPTGHVKRCPDFPSDFHWTEFRKYEPIACNACYYACRGEAQAPLRLSRIRDVLA; via the coding sequence ATGCTCTCGAGCAAATTCCGCCCCTGGCACGTCCCGGTATTTCTCTGCAAGTACGCGTGGCTGACAGCGATCCGGAAGCCGGTGCTCGTGCACTTCGAGGTGACGCTCCGATGCAACGCGTGCTGCGGTTTCTGCGACTACTGGAAGACCAGCCCGTCGGCGCGCGCGGGCGAGGTGAAGAGCTTCACCGATGCAGCGCGATTCTTCAATCCGATGATGATCACGTATACGGGTGGCGAGCCGACATTGAGGCGGGACCTCGAGGACATTGTCGCGGGCGTCAACGCGGCGGTTTCAGTGCAGTACTCGACCCTGCTCACGCACGGTGGGATGCTGACCGCGGAGCGCGCGCGGTCGCTCTGGAATGCGGGCATTCATCAGTTCAACATCTCGCTCGACTATCTCGATGAGCGCCATGATCGCGCCCGTGGAATTCCCGGACTGAGCGCCAGAATATTCGACGTGATTCCACGGATGCGCGCGATGGGAATCGACAGCGTCAGATTCAACACCGTCATCAAGGAATCCAACCTGGACCAGATTCTTCCAATCGCACATTTCGCGCGTGAGTTGGGGTGCGGAGTGAACTTCAGCTCGTACAGCGACTCGAAGAACGGCGATCGGTCCGGAATAATCGACGGCGATCGAATCGCCGACCTGGAAGCAGTGACAGCCGCCCTGCTCGAATTCAAGAAGCGGCACCGCGGCGTCATCAGCAATTCCGACTACTACCTGGAGAACATTCCGCGCTACGTGCGGGGCGAGATGAACGAGCCGTGCCGCTCCGGAATGCGGACGATTCACGTGGATCCTACCGGTCACGTGAAGCGCTGTCCCGATTTTCCCAGTGATTTTCACTGGACCGAATTCAGGAAGTATGAGCCGATCGCGTGCAACGCATGCTACTACGCGTGCCGCGGAGAAGCACAGGCGCCGCTGAGGCTGTCGCGCATCCGCGACGTCCTCGCCTGA
- the hutI gene encoding imidazolonepropionase, which produces MNATLFLNAAQVVTCAGPARARRGGEMADVAAISGGAVAIEGDVITAVGPQEQLLEQFPDAKQVDCSHTVITPGLVDSHTHAVFGRARYEEHELRAAGSSYMEIAQKGGGIHASVGDLRARTEDELYQLTLERVRRLASYGSTTIEIKSGYGLSLDDEIKSLRVIRRVAESTPIRIIATLLAAHEIPLEHRQRPNGRSEYVELIVKTIIPAVAEEKLALFSDVFCEPGVFTLQETRAILEASRTAGLGIKLHADELKPAGGAELAADIGAVSADHLAAISASGIRAIAASDTVATLLPGTMLFLGRAKQAPARALIEAGAAVALATDFNPGTSPTVNFPLILTLAVSLLRMSASEALVAATVNGAAALGLAEKVGQLAPGFSADLTIFDVADFREIPYWYGDRRCKATWARGKPCHARA; this is translated from the coding sequence GTGAACGCGACGCTTTTTCTGAACGCGGCGCAGGTCGTGACCTGTGCCGGCCCGGCCCGCGCCCGCCGCGGCGGGGAGATGGCCGACGTTGCGGCAATCTCGGGTGGCGCCGTCGCAATCGAGGGAGATGTGATCACTGCAGTCGGGCCGCAGGAACAGCTCCTCGAGCAGTTTCCGGACGCGAAGCAGGTGGATTGCTCCCACACAGTGATAACGCCTGGTCTCGTGGATTCCCACACGCACGCCGTGTTCGGGCGCGCGCGGTATGAGGAGCATGAGCTGCGAGCCGCGGGGAGCAGCTACATGGAGATCGCGCAGAAAGGCGGCGGGATCCATGCTTCGGTTGGCGACCTCCGGGCGAGGACGGAGGACGAGCTCTACCAATTGACCCTGGAGCGCGTCCGCCGGCTCGCCAGCTACGGGTCGACGACCATCGAGATCAAGTCGGGTTACGGGCTTTCGCTCGACGATGAGATCAAGTCTCTTCGTGTCATTCGACGAGTGGCGGAATCGACCCCCATCCGGATAATCGCGACGCTTCTTGCTGCACACGAAATCCCGCTGGAGCACAGGCAGCGTCCGAACGGGCGTTCAGAGTACGTCGAGCTCATCGTCAAGACGATCATACCGGCGGTTGCCGAAGAAAAGCTTGCGTTGTTCTCTGACGTGTTCTGTGAGCCGGGCGTCTTCACCCTTCAGGAAACCAGAGCCATACTCGAGGCGTCCCGTACGGCGGGGCTCGGTATCAAGCTGCACGCCGATGAGCTCAAGCCTGCCGGCGGCGCCGAGCTTGCGGCCGATATCGGCGCCGTATCCGCGGACCATCTCGCCGCGATCTCGGCCTCGGGCATCAGGGCAATCGCCGCGAGCGATACGGTCGCGACGCTTCTGCCGGGAACGATGCTCTTTCTTGGCCGCGCGAAGCAGGCGCCGGCCCGCGCACTCATAGAGGCTGGAGCAGCCGTGGCTCTCGCAACGGATTTCAATCCGGGCACATCGCCAACGGTGAACTTTCCGTTGATCCTGACGCTTGCGGTGAGCCTGCTGCGGATGAGCGCCAGCGAGGCGCTCGTAGCAGCTACTGTCAACGGAGCGGCGGCTCTCGGACTCGCGGAGAAGGTTGGTCAGCTTGCGCCCGGCTTCTCCGCGGACCTCACCATTTTCGATGTCGCCGACTTTCGTGAGATACCGTATTGGTATGGTGATCGTCGTTGTAAGGCGACGTGGGCCCGGGGAAAACCTTGTCACGCTCGCGCGTAA
- a CDS encoding tetratricopeptide repeat protein — protein MSNIAKLKKKAAEFEQKKHYEKALELYQQVLDSSRATDEERDVPLYNRVGDLHFRVGNTDEAINYYEKAVDLYAEGGFFNNAIALCNKILRYSPNRSSAYYKLGLISAKKGFNSDAKQNFLEYADRMQKGGKLDEAFRALKEFADLCPGQDDVRLMLADQLVKADRKPEALEQLQLLYDTLEAEGRTTEAAATVERMQALDPGFTPKRTSTPRQHKKEGLVFLDLDYIDDVPAAKTVVPESNAAKPREAPVHTERGPAQLEGLELTALASKGEADSAQKPSDGPGLELVDMRPPPELLELTPLVGEHAAPSSASEQASEQASGQASDPASDQEEVGEDATVPVLHETSLGDPLAGLDVISTGTTSAYSVETGEADDEFVDLARWYEDNRTPQSTRMVAHDEAPLNNQQKDFAEMLDKFKEGVARSVDDTDFDSHYDLGIAFREMGLMDEAISAFQKATRGSSHRLRASEALGECFIERGQPAVAATILDRIVDESGLTEDALVGVLYLRGRSAEELDKPGEASAFYQRVIAVDMGFRDAARRLSSLAKARR, from the coding sequence ATGTCGAATATCGCAAAGCTGAAGAAGAAGGCCGCGGAGTTCGAGCAGAAAAAGCACTACGAAAAGGCGCTCGAGCTGTACCAGCAGGTGCTGGATTCGTCCCGCGCCACTGACGAGGAGCGTGACGTTCCTCTCTACAATCGCGTAGGCGATCTTCACTTTCGTGTCGGCAACACGGACGAGGCGATCAACTACTACGAGAAAGCCGTCGATCTGTACGCCGAGGGCGGCTTTTTCAACAACGCGATCGCTCTATGCAACAAGATCCTCCGGTACTCGCCTAACCGGAGCAGTGCCTACTACAAGCTCGGCCTCATAAGCGCGAAAAAGGGCTTCAACAGCGACGCGAAGCAGAATTTCCTCGAGTACGCGGACCGGATGCAGAAGGGAGGCAAACTCGATGAAGCGTTCCGCGCTCTCAAGGAGTTCGCGGACCTGTGTCCGGGGCAGGACGATGTTCGGCTGATGCTTGCCGATCAGCTGGTCAAGGCGGATCGAAAACCGGAAGCGCTCGAGCAGCTGCAGCTGTTGTACGACACACTGGAAGCCGAGGGAAGGACTACTGAAGCCGCCGCCACGGTTGAGCGAATGCAGGCGCTCGACCCGGGCTTCACGCCGAAAAGAACTTCAACACCGCGGCAGCACAAGAAAGAGGGTCTCGTATTTCTGGACCTCGACTACATCGACGACGTGCCTGCGGCGAAGACTGTCGTGCCCGAATCCAACGCAGCAAAACCAAGAGAGGCGCCTGTGCACACAGAGCGCGGCCCTGCTCAGCTCGAAGGACTCGAGCTGACGGCGCTCGCGTCGAAGGGAGAAGCCGACAGCGCGCAAAAGCCATCGGATGGTCCGGGCTTGGAGCTCGTGGACATGCGCCCTCCGCCGGAGCTTCTGGAGCTCACGCCGCTCGTGGGCGAGCACGCCGCGCCGTCGTCAGCATCCGAGCAAGCATCCGAGCAAGCATCCGGCCAGGCATCCGACCCGGCATCCGACCAGGAGGAAGTCGGCGAGGACGCAACGGTTCCCGTTCTGCACGAAACGTCGCTAGGCGATCCGCTCGCTGGACTCGATGTGATATCGACGGGCACGACTTCCGCTTACTCCGTCGAGACTGGCGAAGCTGACGACGAGTTCGTCGATCTCGCGCGCTGGTACGAGGACAATCGAACGCCGCAGTCGACGCGGATGGTTGCCCACGATGAAGCGCCTCTGAACAACCAGCAGAAGGATTTCGCCGAGATGCTGGATAAATTCAAGGAGGGAGTCGCACGGAGCGTGGACGACACTGATTTCGACAGTCACTACGACCTCGGCATCGCGTTCCGCGAGATGGGCTTGATGGACGAAGCGATTTCCGCCTTTCAGAAGGCGACCCGCGGGAGCAGCCATCGGCTTCGCGCGTCCGAAGCGCTCGGTGAGTGTTTCATCGAGCGTGGTCAGCCGGCCGTCGCGGCGACGATCCTCGATCGTATTGTCGACGAGTCCGGGCTCACTGAGGATGCGCTTGTTGGCGTGCTCTACCTCCGTGGGCGGTCGGCTGAGGAGCTCGACAAGCCCGGTGAAGCCTCGGCGTTTTATCAAAGAGTGATTGCCGTCGACATGGGATTTCGCGACGCCGCGCGACGACTGAGCTCGCTGGCAAAGGCGCGCCGATGA